In Camelina sativa cultivar DH55 chromosome 16, Cs, whole genome shotgun sequence, a single window of DNA contains:
- the LOC104750776 gene encoding eukaryotic translation initiation factor 5A-3, whose translation MSDDEHHFESSDAGASKTYPQQAGNIRKGGHIVIKGRPCKVVEVSTSKTGKHGHAKCHFVAIDIFTSKKLEDIVPSSHNCDVPHVNRVDYQLIDISEDGFVSLLTDNGSTKDDLKLPTDEALLTQLKNGFEEGKDIVVSVMSAMGEEQMCALKEVGPK comes from the exons ATGTCTGACGACGAGCACCACTTCGAATCCAGCGACGCCGGAGCTTCCAAGACCTATCCTCAACAAGCCGGTAACATCCGTAAAGGTGGTCACATCGTCATCAAGGGACGTCCCTGCAAG GTGGTTGAGGTATCAACTTCAAAGACTGGGAAGCACGGTCACGCCAAATGTCACTTTGTTGCCATTGATATCTTCACTTCAAAAAAGCTCGAAGATATTGTTCCTTCTTCCCACAATTGTGAT GTTCCACATGTGAACCGTGTTGATTACCAGTTGATTGATATCTCTGAAGATGGCTTT GTTAGTCTTCTTACTGATAATGGTAGCACTAAGGATGATCTGAAGCTGCCAACAGATGAAGCTTTGCTCACTCAGCTCAAGAATGGATTTGAGGAGGGCAAGGATATTGTTGTTTCTGTAATGTCTGCAATGGGAGAGGAGCAGATGTGTGCTCTCAAGGAAGTTGGTCCCAAGTAA